In a single window of the Rhineura floridana isolate rRhiFlo1 chromosome 3, rRhiFlo1.hap2, whole genome shotgun sequence genome:
- the KRT8 gene encoding keratin, type II cytoskeletal 8, translating into MMKKSSFRTTSSGPVRTFSSRSYTAGPVTASRVSTSYASSGYGGSRFGGGGSASSFRGSSVGGGMGGITAVSVNKSLLAPLNLEIDPTIQQVRTKEKEEIKTLNNKFANLIDKVRFLEQQNKMLDTKWSLLQNQKTTRSNMDSMFEAYINNLRRQLDGLGQERARLDAELANMQGLVEEFKTKYEDEINHRTEKENDFVLLKKDVDEAYMNKIELESRLECLTDEINFLRQLYDEELRVMQSQINDTSVVLSMDNNRSLDLDGIIAEVKAQYEDIAAKSRAEAESMYQIKYEELQTVAGKHGDDLRNTKNEINELHRIITRIQSEIDGLKSQRANLEAAITEAEERGELAVKDATNKLAELEAALQRAKQDMARQLREYQELMNVKLALDIEIATYRKLLEGEEIRLESGMQNLSIQTKTTGYSGGLSSGFSSYGGGYGSSYSSGGYSMNASPLESSAVTKSRAIVIKKIETRDGKLVSESSDVLSN; encoded by the exons ATGATGAAGAAATCCTCCTTCCGAACCACTTCTTCAGGCCCCGTCCGCACCTTCAGCAGCCGCTCCTATACGGCGGGCCCCGTCACCGCCTCTCGAGTCAGCACCTCTTACGCCTCCTCCGGCTATGGGGGCAGCAGGTTTGGAGGCGGCGGCAGCGCCAGCAGCTTCCGAGGGTCCTCCGTCGGCGGCGGCATGGGGGGTATCACGGCCGTCAGTgtgaacaagagcctgctggcgcCGCTCAACTTGGAGATCGACCCCACCATCCAGCAAGTGAGGACCAAAGAAAAAGAGGAGATCAAGACTCTCAACAACAAGTTCGCCAACTTGATTGACAAG GTTCGCTTCCTAGAGCAGCAGAATAAAATGCTGGATACCAAATGGAGTCTCCTGCAGAATCAGAAAACCACCCGAAGCAACATGGACAGTATGTTTGAGGCCTACATCAACAACCTGCGCCGGCAGCTGGACGGCTTGGGGCAGGAGAGAGCAAGGCTGGATGCTGAGTTGGCCAACATGCAAGGCCTTGTAGAAGAATTCAAGACTAA GTATGAAGATGAAATCAACCATCGTACTGAGAAGGAGAATGATTTTGTCCTTTTGAAGAAG GATGTGGATGAGGCCTACATGAACAAGATTGAGCTGGAGTCCCGTCTGGAATGCCTGACTGACGAGATCAACTTCCTGAGGCAGCTGTATGATGAG GAGCTGCGTGTAATGCAGTCTCAGATCAATGACACTTCTGTGGTCTTGTCCATGGATAACaaccgcagcctggacttggatgGCATCATTGCCGAGGTCAAAGCACAGTATGAAGACATTGCTGCCAAGAGCCGGGCTGAAGCAGAGAGCATGTACCAGATCAAG TACGAAGAGCTCCAGACAGTGGCGGGCAAGCACGGAGATGACCTCCGCAACACCAAGAACGAAATCAACGAGCTCCACAGGATCATCACCCGAATACAGTCAGAAATTGAcggtctgaaaagccag CGTGCTAACCTGGAGGCTGCCATCACTGAGGCCGAGGAGCGTGGGGAGCTGGCCGTAAAGGATGCCACAAACAAGCTGGCTGAGCTGGAGGCTGCCCTGCAGAGAGCCAAGCAAGACATGGCCCGCCAGCTGCGGGAATACCAGGAGCTGATGAATGTCAAGCTGGCCCTGGACATTGAGATCGCCACCTACAGGAAGCTGCTGGAAGGAGAGGAGATcag GCTGGAGTCAGGGATGCAGAACCTGAGCATTCAGACCAAAACAACTGGCTATTCAG GTGGCCTGTCCAGTGGCTTCAGTAGTTATGGGGGTGGCTACGGCTCCTCCTATTCAAGTGGTGGATACTCCATGAATGCTTCCCCGCTGGAGAGCTCAGCAGTCACCAAATCGAGGGCCATTGTCATCAAGAAGATCGAGACCCGGGATGGGAAGCTGGTGTCCGAATCCTCAGATGTGCTGTCCAACTGA